In Actinacidiphila yeochonensis CN732, a genomic segment contains:
- a CDS encoding DUF6479 family protein yields the protein MSVSAQQMTQLALPDGAIAPLVIGICIVLVLIGGVWIGMRRREPPVPPGEHPRSGAWQTRQEHETGAPPDHGPGHQGDGARSHDARLTEPDVMPTDGRRRFPHEVHDSGVHAGRVPSHPRRHSGPNVD from the coding sequence ATGTCCGTATCCGCGCAGCAGATGACCCAGCTCGCGCTCCCCGACGGTGCCATCGCGCCCCTGGTGATCGGTATCTGCATCGTGCTCGTCCTGATCGGCGGCGTCTGGATCGGGATGCGCCGTCGCGAGCCGCCCGTACCCCCGGGCGAACATCCCAGGTCGGGTGCGTGGCAGACCCGCCAGGAACACGAGACCGGGGCCCCGCCGGACCACGGCCCCGGCCACCAGGGTGACGGTGCGCGCAGCCACGACGCGCGCCTGACGGAGCCCGACGTGATGCCGACCGACGGCCGCCGGAGGTTCCCGCACGAGGTGCACGACTCCGGCGTCCACGCCGGGCGCGTCCCCTCGCACCCGCGCCGCCACAGCGGTCCCAACGTCGACTGA
- the yczR gene encoding MocR-like transcription factor YczR, translating into MLDGRIALHTRLPAERELAAAVGASRPTVTAAYDLLRQEGYARSRQGAGTWTALPRGRAPRSVDRFLEPSDSAIDLARAAPGLPGGVLERALEQAAPRLAGHAATPGYHPFGLPELRALVAERFTARGLATVPEQVLVTSGAQHALSLVTGLMCGPGDRVLVENPTYPNALEAFRRAGLRTAPVPVADGGWDAGVVEAVLRRTVPRLGYLVPDFHNPTGCLMPQADRERVAGAARRAGTWLVADETLADLALDVPAPAPFACSAPGGAGQVVTIGSMSKSYWGGLRVGWVRAPARLVTELAAQRIATDLSGPVLDQLVAARLLDRAGELLPPRLDALREQRDALAGALAEHLPGWRWRTPPGGLSFWVDLGEPVASGLAERALGYGVRIEGGGFFGADPGLFEQRLRIPFTLPPGTLREAVRRLAAALAAGPARTSVAARTRWVA; encoded by the coding sequence GTGCTGGACGGCCGGATCGCCCTGCACACGCGGCTGCCGGCCGAACGGGAGCTGGCCGCGGCCGTCGGTGCCAGCCGTCCCACCGTCACGGCCGCCTACGACCTGCTGCGGCAGGAGGGCTACGCCCGCAGCCGGCAGGGGGCGGGCACCTGGACGGCGCTGCCGCGCGGGCGGGCGCCGCGCAGCGTCGACCGCTTCCTGGAGCCGTCCGACTCGGCGATCGACCTGGCCAGGGCGGCGCCCGGCCTCCCGGGCGGCGTGCTGGAGCGGGCCCTGGAGCAGGCCGCGCCGCGGCTGGCCGGGCACGCCGCGACACCCGGCTACCACCCCTTCGGCCTGCCGGAGCTGCGCGCCCTGGTGGCCGAGCGGTTCACCGCCCGCGGCCTGGCCACGGTGCCCGAACAGGTCCTCGTCACCTCGGGCGCACAACACGCGCTGAGCCTGGTGACGGGGCTGATGTGCGGCCCCGGCGACCGGGTGCTCGTGGAGAACCCGACCTACCCGAACGCCCTGGAGGCGTTCCGGCGGGCCGGGTTGCGGACCGCGCCGGTCCCGGTGGCCGACGGCGGCTGGGACGCCGGCGTGGTGGAGGCGGTGCTGCGCCGGACGGTGCCCCGGCTCGGCTACCTGGTGCCGGACTTCCACAACCCCACGGGCTGCCTGATGCCCCAGGCCGACCGCGAGCGGGTGGCCGGCGCGGCGCGGCGGGCCGGCACCTGGCTGGTGGCCGACGAGACGCTCGCCGACCTGGCGCTCGACGTGCCGGCCCCGGCGCCGTTCGCCTGCTCGGCACCCGGCGGGGCCGGGCAGGTGGTCACCATCGGGTCGATGAGCAAGTCGTACTGGGGCGGCCTGCGCGTCGGGTGGGTGCGGGCCCCCGCACGGCTGGTGACGGAGCTGGCGGCACAGCGGATCGCCACCGACCTGAGCGGGCCGGTGCTCGACCAGTTGGTGGCGGCGCGGTTGCTGGACCGGGCCGGCGAGCTGTTGCCGCCACGCCTGGACGCGTTGCGGGAGCAGCGGGACGCGCTGGCCGGGGCGCTGGCCGAACACCTGCCGGGCTGGAGGTGGCGGACGCCGCCGGGCGGGCTGTCGTTCTGGGTCGACCTGGGCGAGCCGGTCGCCTCAGGGCTGGCCGAACGGGCACTGGGGTACGGCGTACGGATCGAGGGCGGTGGGTTCTTCGGCGCCGACCCGGGCCTGTTCGAGCAGCGGCTGCGCATCCCCTTCACCCTGCCGCCGGGCACGCTGCGCGAGGCCGTACGGCGGCTGGCAGCGGCGCTGGCCGCCGGGCCGGCGCGTACGTCCGTGGCCGCGCGGACGCGCTGGGTGGCCTGA
- the yczE gene encoding membrane protein YczE → MPPLTYLSLRERPLARLPRLFGGLALYGFSLALMVRARLGVNPWSVLYEGLERHTPLSFGTISAVVGVLVLLLWVPLRQRPTFGTGANVAVLAVASDLGLGLVAPPAGLPARVALLAAGVLLNGLSVAVYVGARYGPGPRDGLMTGGAALTGRSVRAVRTAMEAAVLAAGWLLGGSVGAGTVLYALAVGPVTQFLLPRLAFRDPGKAEATGGRRGH, encoded by the coding sequence ATGCCGCCGCTGACGTACCTGTCGTTGCGCGAGCGCCCGCTGGCCCGGCTGCCCAGGCTCTTCGGCGGGCTGGCCCTCTACGGGTTCAGCCTGGCGCTCATGGTCCGGGCCCGGCTGGGCGTCAACCCGTGGAGCGTCCTCTACGAGGGGCTGGAGCGGCACACCCCGCTGAGTTTCGGCACGATCAGCGCCGTCGTCGGGGTGCTCGTACTGCTGCTGTGGGTGCCGCTGCGGCAGCGGCCCACGTTCGGGACCGGCGCCAACGTCGCCGTGCTCGCCGTCGCCTCGGACCTCGGCCTCGGCCTCGTCGCGCCGCCCGCCGGGCTGCCCGCGCGGGTCGCGCTGCTGGCCGCGGGGGTGCTGCTCAACGGCCTGTCCGTCGCCGTGTACGTCGGCGCCCGCTACGGGCCCGGTCCGCGCGACGGGCTGATGACCGGGGGCGCCGCGCTCACCGGCCGCTCGGTACGGGCGGTGCGGACGGCGATGGAGGCGGCCGTCCTGGCAGCGGGGTGGCTGCTGGGCGGTTCGGTGGGTGCCGGCACCGTGCTGTACGCGCTCGCCGTCGGCCCTGTCACCCAGTTCCTGCTGCCCCGCCTGGCCTTCCGCGATCCGGGGAAAGCGGAAGCGACCGGAGGGCGTCGGGGGCATTGA
- a CDS encoding SGNH/GDSL hydrolase family protein → MRGKTAGHTAGQGSGAGGRGRRAPALGIAALGAALALTAGAVTPAAAGTTGTGLGSHAPGHGSHAPGHPGYGHYTALGDSYTSGPLIPTQVDAACERSDHDYPSLVTAAGAARRLDDVSCGGATTVQMRQAQGANPPQLDAVRRDTDLVTLQIGGNDIGFGSIISTCASLGATAPAGDPCERHYTSGGTDQLAGAVRATAPKVAAVLRAVRERAPHASVVVVGYPDLLPDRGPGCFPTVPFAAGDVAYLRSTEKRLNAMLEAEALLHGARYADTYTPTVGHDMCRPEGVRWIEPLVPAAPAAPAHPNAQGERVMAHVVQERLGSPVLSGW, encoded by the coding sequence ATGCGCGGGAAGACGGCCGGGCACACCGCGGGGCAGGGATCGGGAGCAGGCGGCAGGGGACGGCGGGCGCCGGCCCTCGGGATCGCGGCCCTCGGCGCCGCCCTCGCCCTCACGGCGGGGGCCGTCACCCCGGCCGCCGCGGGTACGACCGGGACGGGGCTCGGCTCGCACGCCCCCGGCCACGGCTCGCACGCCCCCGGCCACCCCGGGTACGGGCACTACACCGCGCTCGGCGACTCCTACACCTCGGGCCCGCTCATCCCGACCCAGGTGGACGCGGCCTGCGAGCGCTCCGACCACGACTACCCGTCGCTGGTCACCGCCGCCGGCGCGGCCCGGCGGCTCGACGACGTGAGCTGTGGCGGCGCCACCACCGTCCAGATGCGGCAGGCCCAGGGCGCCAACCCGCCGCAGCTGGACGCGGTGCGGCGCGACACCGACCTGGTCACCCTCCAGATCGGCGGCAACGACATCGGCTTCGGCTCGATCATCTCCACCTGCGCCTCGCTGGGCGCCACCGCTCCGGCCGGCGACCCCTGCGAGCGGCACTACACCTCGGGCGGCACCGACCAGCTGGCCGGCGCCGTCCGGGCCACCGCGCCCAAGGTGGCCGCCGTGCTGCGGGCGGTCCGCGAGCGCGCCCCGCACGCGAGCGTGGTCGTCGTCGGCTACCCGGACCTGCTGCCCGACCGCGGCCCCGGCTGCTTCCCGACGGTGCCCTTCGCCGCCGGGGACGTCGCCTACCTGCGGAGCACCGAGAAGCGGCTCAACGCCATGCTGGAGGCCGAGGCGCTGCTGCACGGTGCCCGGTACGCCGACACCTACACGCCCACGGTCGGGCACGACATGTGCCGGCCGGAGGGCGTGCGGTGGATCGAGCCGCTCGTCCCCGCCGCGCCCGCCGCCCCGGCCCACCCCAACGCCCAGGGCGAGCGGGTGATGGCCCACGTGGTCCAGGAGCGCCTCGGCTCCCCGGTCCTCTCCGGCTGGTGA
- a CDS encoding ZIP family metal transporter, with product MPVLVAAGAFVMTLIGGLVAQRIGDRRHMVLGLAAGLMLGVVGFDLLPEALDNHPGHVFGVPAGLLMFVTGFLALHVVERSVAIHRAHEGEYASHTHGHGHAHEPVKGIGVAAAGALVGHSVMDGFAIGAAFQAGQTVGIVVAIAVIAHDFADGFNTYTITRLYGNGRRRAQALLTADALAPVVGAAITLAFTIPSGVLGLYLGFFAGFLLYLATSDILPEAHTPHPSTSTLVCTVAGAGLMWLVIGLAD from the coding sequence ATGCCCGTCCTGGTAGCCGCTGGCGCTTTCGTGATGACCCTGATCGGCGGACTCGTCGCCCAGCGCATCGGAGACCGCCGCCACATGGTGCTCGGGCTGGCCGCCGGACTGATGCTCGGAGTCGTCGGCTTCGACCTGCTGCCGGAGGCGCTGGACAACCACCCGGGACACGTCTTCGGCGTCCCCGCCGGGCTGCTGATGTTCGTGACCGGCTTCCTGGCCCTGCACGTGGTGGAGCGCTCGGTGGCCATCCACCGCGCCCACGAGGGCGAGTACGCCTCCCACACCCACGGCCACGGGCACGCCCACGAGCCGGTCAAGGGCATCGGGGTGGCGGCGGCGGGTGCCCTGGTGGGCCACAGCGTCATGGACGGCTTCGCGATCGGCGCCGCCTTCCAGGCCGGCCAGACCGTCGGCATCGTGGTGGCCATCGCGGTCATCGCCCACGACTTCGCCGACGGCTTCAACACGTACACGATCACCCGGCTCTACGGGAACGGCCGCCGGCGCGCCCAGGCGCTGCTCACCGCCGACGCGCTGGCCCCCGTGGTCGGCGCCGCGATCACCCTGGCGTTCACCATCCCCAGCGGCGTGCTCGGGCTCTACCTGGGCTTCTTCGCCGGCTTCCTGCTCTACCTGGCGACGTCCGACATCCTGCCCGAGGCGCACACCCCGCACCCGTCCACCTCGACGCTGGTGTGCACGGTGGCCGGGGCCGGGCTGATGTGGCTGGTCATCGGCCTGGCCGACTGA
- a CDS encoding isochorismatase family protein, whose protein sequence is MPATTLDPRTALVVIDLQQGIVALPTVHPAAEVISRSAKLAAAFREKGLPVVLVNVVDVAPGRNDGGPGGSVQFPEGWTELVKELGQESGDITVSKKQWGAFYGTNLDLELRRRGVTQIVLTGISTSIGVESTARDAYEHGYNVTVAVDAVTDTDADAHHNAVTRIFPRLGETCGTDDVLALLAAK, encoded by the coding sequence ATGCCCGCCACCACCCTTGACCCCCGTACCGCCCTGGTCGTCATCGACCTCCAGCAGGGGATCGTCGCGCTGCCGACCGTGCACCCGGCCGCCGAGGTCATCTCGCGCAGCGCCAAGCTGGCCGCGGCCTTCCGTGAGAAGGGCCTGCCGGTTGTCCTGGTGAACGTCGTGGACGTCGCGCCCGGCCGCAACGACGGTGGCCCCGGCGGCTCCGTGCAGTTCCCCGAGGGCTGGACCGAGCTCGTGAAGGAGCTGGGCCAGGAGTCCGGCGACATCACCGTCTCCAAGAAGCAGTGGGGCGCCTTCTACGGCACCAACCTGGACCTGGAGCTGCGCCGCCGCGGCGTGACCCAGATCGTGCTGACGGGCATCTCCACCAGCATCGGCGTGGAGTCCACCGCCCGTGACGCGTACGAGCACGGCTACAACGTGACCGTCGCCGTGGACGCCGTGACCGACACCGACGCGGACGCCCACCACAACGCCGTGACCCGCATCTTCCCGCGCCTGGGCGAGACCTGCGGCACCGACGACGTGCTGGCGCTGCTGGCCGCGAAGTAA
- a CDS encoding MFS transporter — protein sequence MSAPRISGRGAAAAPSVDQPAGTSAKTSANTSAGQGGAAEGRGNFGPRLIVPLMLGSVLNPINSTMIATVLVAIGGSFHVGAADTAWLVSSLYVASAVAQPAMGRLADRLGPRRVFLAGLLVVAAAGAVGLFGPSLGWLIASRVLLGIGTSAAYPAAMALLRAHSQALGVPTPRPVLGLLSLAGLSSAAVGPVLGGVLASTLSWRAVFAVNLPLALVGFLLALLWLPEIRTKPAEQGSEAQGAAGRAGSGMDPVGVLLFAAVLICLMLFLMRLDAPNWPVLGGAAVLAALMAVWELRQKAPFVDLRMLAANRPLTLTYLRHGMTYLVIYCMMYGYAQWLEDAHGYSSATAGLLMLPMSVAAMVTSMLGTRTKGIRAPLTVAAVLMLAGCGTLLVAGHTAPGLALGAAGALFGLPQGLASTANQAAVYGQAPAGQIGSAAGLQRTAQYIGAITAASLIGLFYGNRATDSGLHDMALTSAALGVAVLLLTVLDRSLRTAKE from the coding sequence ATGAGCGCCCCCCGGATATCCGGCCGCGGCGCGGCCGCGGCCCCTTCCGTCGACCAGCCCGCCGGCACGTCCGCGAAGACCTCCGCGAACACGTCCGCCGGCCAGGGCGGAGCGGCCGAGGGCCGCGGCAACTTCGGCCCCCGCCTCATCGTCCCGCTGATGCTGGGCTCGGTCCTGAACCCGATCAACTCGACCATGATCGCCACCGTCCTGGTGGCGATCGGCGGCAGCTTCCACGTCGGCGCGGCCGACACCGCCTGGCTGGTGTCGAGCCTGTACGTGGCCAGCGCCGTGGCCCAGCCGGCCATGGGCCGGCTGGCCGACCGGCTCGGGCCGCGCCGGGTCTTCCTCGCGGGCCTGCTCGTGGTCGCCGCGGCCGGCGCCGTCGGCCTGTTCGGGCCGTCGCTGGGCTGGCTGATCGCCTCCCGCGTCCTGCTGGGCATCGGCACCTCGGCGGCCTACCCGGCGGCCATGGCGCTGCTGCGCGCGCACTCGCAGGCACTCGGGGTACCCACCCCGCGCCCGGTCCTGGGGCTGCTGTCGCTGGCCGGCCTGTCCAGTGCCGCCGTCGGCCCGGTCCTCGGCGGTGTGCTGGCGTCCACGCTCAGCTGGCGCGCGGTGTTCGCGGTGAACCTGCCGCTGGCCCTGGTCGGCTTCCTCCTGGCGCTGCTGTGGCTGCCGGAGATCCGTACGAAGCCCGCCGAGCAGGGCTCCGAAGCGCAGGGGGCGGCCGGGAGGGCCGGCTCGGGCATGGACCCGGTGGGCGTGCTGCTCTTCGCCGCCGTGCTGATCTGCCTGATGCTCTTCCTCATGCGGCTCGACGCGCCGAACTGGCCGGTGCTCGGCGGAGCCGCCGTGCTCGCCGCCCTGATGGCCGTGTGGGAGCTGCGCCAGAAGGCGCCCTTCGTCGACCTGCGGATGCTGGCGGCCAACCGTCCTCTGACGCTGACGTACCTGCGGCACGGCATGACCTACCTGGTCATCTACTGCATGATGTACGGCTACGCCCAGTGGCTGGAGGACGCGCACGGCTACTCCTCGGCCACCGCGGGCCTGCTGATGCTGCCCATGTCGGTGGCGGCCATGGTCACCTCGATGCTGGGCACCCGTACCAAGGGCATCCGGGCGCCGCTGACCGTCGCGGCCGTGCTGATGCTGGCCGGCTGCGGGACGCTGCTGGTCGCCGGGCACACCGCCCCCGGGCTGGCGCTGGGTGCGGCCGGCGCGCTGTTCGGCCTGCCGCAGGGCCTGGCCTCGACCGCCAACCAGGCCGCCGTGTACGGCCAGGCGCCGGCCGGGCAGATCGGCAGCGCGGCGGGGCTCCAGCGCACCGCCCAGTACATCGGCGCGATCACCGCGGCCAGCCTGATCGGCCTGTTCTACGGGAACCGCGCCACGGACTCGGGCCTGCACGACATGGCGCTGACCTCGGCCGCCCTCGGTGTGGCCGTGCTGCTGCTGACCGTGCTGGACCGCTCGCTGCGGACCGCGAAGGAATGA
- a CDS encoding MarR family winged helix-turn-helix transcriptional regulator, with protein sequence MPRSDRARTADELTTLVSQMSRKLRAVSSEAELTPSQNSVMGRLERTGPATTAALARGELVRPQSMRATLAALEERALVVRAPHPTDGRQVVFSLTPEGVELLGSGRRARRGWLAEALDAELTPEEHQALAAVLPLLRRLVEA encoded by the coding sequence ATGCCACGTTCCGACCGGGCCCGCACCGCCGACGAGCTGACGACGCTTGTCTCGCAGATGTCGCGCAAACTGCGGGCTGTCTCCTCCGAAGCCGAGCTGACCCCCTCCCAGAACTCCGTCATGGGGCGACTGGAGCGGACCGGCCCGGCAACCACCGCCGCACTCGCCCGAGGCGAGCTGGTGCGCCCGCAGTCGATGCGGGCCACCCTCGCCGCCCTGGAGGAGCGCGCCCTCGTGGTGCGCGCCCCGCATCCGACCGACGGCCGTCAGGTCGTCTTCTCGCTCACCCCGGAGGGCGTCGAGTTGCTCGGCTCAGGGCGGCGCGCCCGCCGCGGCTGGCTCGCCGAGGCCCTCGACGCCGAGCTGACCCCCGAGGAGCACCAGGCGCTCGCCGCCGTGCTGCCGCTGCTGCGCCGGCTGGTGGAAGCATGA
- a CDS encoding inositol monophosphatase family protein, with translation MGNEVGTPAGGVDAQDVDGELLAAVERIVRAVVAEEVVPRWRRLAASDIAEKNGPHDLVTTADRAAEAQLAQRLTALLPGSVVVGEEAVSADPGLLDLLRGDAPVWVVDPVDGTAAFVRGETGFSTLVSLVRGGRPIASWTYAPQRGQFATARRGGGAHLNGERLRTATDPGRLRLWISNPVFRTPAEQTAVARLAAAAETVPCVTSAGLGYLEVARGDADGVAFFWEAPWDHSAGLLLVQEAGGTSRTTAGQPFQVAGGNALPFTVARDVATADRVIDLLTGAEEDR, from the coding sequence ATGGGCAACGAGGTCGGTACACCGGCTGGCGGGGTGGACGCGCAGGACGTCGACGGGGAGCTGCTGGCCGCCGTCGAGCGGATCGTCAGGGCGGTCGTCGCCGAGGAGGTCGTGCCGCGGTGGCGGCGGCTGGCCGCGTCCGACATCGCCGAGAAGAACGGCCCGCACGACCTGGTCACCACCGCGGACCGCGCCGCCGAGGCCCAACTCGCCCAGCGGCTGACCGCGTTGCTGCCCGGCTCGGTCGTGGTCGGCGAGGAGGCGGTGAGCGCCGATCCCGGCCTGCTCGACCTGCTGCGCGGCGACGCCCCGGTGTGGGTGGTCGACCCGGTCGACGGCACGGCGGCGTTCGTCCGCGGCGAGACCGGCTTCTCCACCCTCGTCTCGCTGGTGCGCGGCGGCCGGCCGATTGCCAGCTGGACCTACGCCCCGCAGCGCGGCCAGTTCGCCACCGCCCGGCGCGGCGGCGGTGCCCACCTCAACGGCGAGCGGCTGCGCACCGCCACCGACCCCGGCCGGCTGCGGCTGTGGATCTCCAACCCCGTCTTCCGCACCCCCGCCGAGCAGACCGCCGTCGCCCGCCTGGCCGCCGCCGCCGAGACGGTGCCGTGCGTGACCAGTGCCGGCCTCGGCTACCTGGAGGTCGCCCGGGGCGACGCCGACGGCGTGGCGTTCTTCTGGGAGGCGCCCTGGGACCACTCGGCCGGGCTGCTGCTGGTCCAGGAGGCCGGCGGGACCAGCCGCACCACCGCCGGGCAGCCGTTCCAGGTGGCCGGCGGCAACGCGCTGCCCTTCACCGTGGCCCGTGACGTCGCCACCGCCGACCGCGTGATCGACCTGCTCACCGGGGCCGAGGAGGATCGGTGA
- a CDS encoding phytoene desaturase family protein, protein MSRAVVADAVVVGAGPNGLTAAVELARAGLSVRVYEAADTVGGGARTEELTLPGFRHDPCSAVHPFGVGSPVFAGLPLARHGLEWLHPEVPMAHPFPDGTAAVLARTVGQTAASLGPRDAPAYRRLLSPYVGHWDTVAADFFRPPWAGPPKDLYRFARFGLTGTPPVAVLARRFHDPKARALFAGLSGHAICRLTEPFTGAMAMMFALAAHERGWPVARGGSQAISDALAAHLVELGGTIATGTTVRKLDELPPARAYVFDTSPTALARIASLGGHYRGYRYGPSVYKIDYALDGPVPWTAEAARRAGTVHVGPTYTEIGDALNRAVTGRAPQTPFLITAQPTVVDPGRAPEGKHVFWAYGHVPRGWRGDATDAVERQIERFAPGFRDLVLARCVTGPAGLAARNANYVEGDIASGAFSGLQSVLRPKLAANPYATPRPGVFLCSSATPPGPGVHGMSGHNAAKAVLRHLRLSARR, encoded by the coding sequence GTGAGCCGGGCGGTGGTGGCCGACGCGGTCGTGGTGGGCGCGGGCCCCAACGGCCTCACCGCGGCCGTCGAACTCGCCCGCGCCGGGCTGTCGGTGCGGGTCTACGAGGCGGCCGACACGGTCGGCGGGGGAGCGCGTACCGAGGAGCTGACCCTCCCCGGCTTCCGGCACGACCCGTGCTCCGCGGTGCACCCCTTCGGTGTCGGCTCACCGGTGTTCGCCGGGCTGCCGCTGGCCCGGCACGGACTGGAGTGGCTGCACCCCGAGGTGCCCATGGCGCACCCCTTCCCCGACGGCACCGCGGCCGTGCTGGCCCGCACCGTCGGGCAGACCGCCGCCTCGCTCGGTCCGCGCGACGCCCCCGCCTACCGGCGGCTGCTCAGCCCCTACGTCGGGCACTGGGACACCGTCGCCGCCGACTTCTTCCGCCCGCCGTGGGCCGGACCACCCAAGGACCTCTACCGGTTCGCCCGCTTCGGGCTCACCGGCACCCCGCCGGTGGCGGTGCTGGCCCGGCGCTTCCACGACCCCAAGGCCCGCGCCCTGTTCGCCGGGCTGAGCGGCCACGCGATCTGCCGGCTCACCGAGCCGTTCACCGGCGCGATGGCGATGATGTTCGCCCTCGCCGCGCACGAGCGGGGCTGGCCCGTGGCCCGTGGCGGCTCGCAGGCCATCTCCGACGCGCTCGCCGCCCACCTGGTCGAACTCGGCGGCACCATCGCCACCGGGACGACCGTCCGCAAGCTCGACGAGCTGCCGCCGGCCCGTGCCTACGTCTTCGACACCTCGCCGACCGCGCTGGCGCGCATCGCCTCGCTCGGCGGCCACTACCGCGGCTACCGGTACGGCCCGTCCGTCTACAAGATCGACTACGCGCTCGACGGGCCGGTGCCGTGGACCGCCGAGGCCGCCCGCCGGGCCGGCACCGTCCACGTCGGCCCCACCTACACCGAGATCGGCGACGCCCTCAACCGCGCCGTCACCGGCCGCGCCCCCCAGACGCCGTTCCTGATCACCGCGCAGCCGACCGTCGTCGACCCCGGCCGCGCGCCCGAGGGCAAGCACGTCTTCTGGGCGTACGGGCACGTGCCGCGCGGCTGGCGCGGCGACGCGACCGACGCCGTCGAGCGGCAGATCGAACGGTTCGCCCCCGGCTTCCGCGACCTGGTGCTCGCCCGCTGCGTCACCGGCCCGGCCGGGCTGGCCGCCCGCAACGCCAACTACGTGGAGGGCGACATCGCCTCCGGCGCGTTCAGCGGCCTGCAGAGCGTGCTGCGGCCGAAGCTGGCCGCGAACCCCTATGCCACCCCCCGGCCCGGGGTCTTCCTCTGCTCCTCCGCGACCCCGCCCGGACCGGGCGTGCACGGCATGAGCGGCCACAACGCGGCGAAGGCGGTCCTGCGCCACCTGCGGCTGAGCGCCCGGCGCTGA
- a CDS encoding glycerate kinase, which yields MLVAADKFKGSLTAAEVAAHVAAGLRTVAPAVRVAALPVADGGDGTVAAAVAGGFDEHTARVTGPLGEPVAARYALRGSTAVVEMAEASGLRHLPPGGFAPLTATTYGTGELLRAVLDAGARTIVLGVGGSATTDGGAGMLSALGARLLDAGGAPLAPGGAALGGLAEADLSGLDPRLAAAEVVLASDVDNPLCGPAGAAAVYGPQKGAAPADVELLDAALARFAAVLGPEAAGRPGAGAAGGVGYGALVGLGAVFRPGIDVMLDVLGFATALDGADLVITGEGSLDAQTLHGKAPAGVAARARAQGVPVAAVCGRLALSREELAAAGISRAYALTDLEPDPERCMAEAGPLLERAAAALAADFLS from the coding sequence GTGCTGGTGGCCGCCGACAAGTTCAAGGGTTCGCTGACGGCGGCGGAGGTCGCCGCGCACGTCGCGGCCGGACTGCGGACGGTGGCCCCGGCGGTGCGGGTGGCGGCGCTGCCGGTGGCCGACGGCGGCGACGGCACGGTGGCCGCGGCCGTGGCCGGCGGCTTCGACGAGCACACCGCCCGGGTGACCGGGCCGCTGGGCGAGCCGGTGGCGGCCCGCTACGCCCTGCGCGGGAGCACCGCGGTGGTCGAGATGGCCGAGGCGTCCGGACTGCGGCACCTGCCGCCCGGGGGCTTCGCGCCGCTGACCGCCACCACCTACGGCACCGGCGAGCTGCTGCGGGCCGTCCTCGACGCGGGTGCCCGCACCATCGTGCTCGGCGTCGGCGGCAGCGCCACCACGGACGGCGGCGCGGGCATGCTCAGCGCGCTCGGCGCGCGGCTGCTGGACGCCGGCGGGGCCCCGCTCGCCCCCGGCGGTGCCGCCCTGGGCGGCCTGGCCGAGGCCGACCTGTCCGGGCTCGACCCCCGGCTGGCCGCCGCCGAGGTGGTGCTGGCCAGCGACGTCGACAACCCGCTGTGCGGGCCGGCCGGCGCCGCGGCCGTCTACGGCCCGCAGAAGGGCGCCGCCCCCGCCGACGTCGAGCTGCTGGACGCCGCGCTGGCCCGCTTCGCCGCGGTGCTCGGCCCCGAGGCGGCCGGCCGTCCCGGCGCGGGCGCCGCCGGCGGGGTCGGCTACGGCGCCCTGGTGGGCCTCGGCGCCGTCTTCCGGCCCGGTATCGACGTGATGCTCGACGTCCTCGGGTTCGCCACCGCGCTGGACGGGGCCGACCTGGTGATCACCGGTGAGGGCTCCTTGGACGCCCAGACCCTGCACGGCAAGGCCCCGGCCGGGGTGGCCGCGCGGGCCCGCGCCCAGGGCGTGCCGGTGGCGGCGGTGTGCGGGCGGCTGGCGCTCAGCCGCGAGGAGCTGGCCGCCGCGGGGATCTCCCGCGCCTACGCGCTGACCGACCTGGAACCCGACCCGGAGCGCTGCATGGCCGAGGCGGGCCCGCTGCTGGAGCGGGCGGCGGCGGCGCTGGCCGCGGACTTCCTCAGCTGA